The stretch of DNA GACGCTCGCGAGGGCGATGATTCGGGTCATGTCGGCTCTCTTCGAAGAGGGATCCGCCCCGCCGGCGCGATCGCCGCGGGGCGGGCCGAGTCATGGGCGAATACCGCCGAACCGGCCCTGAACCGGCCCGTTCAGCCCCGGTTAAACCGGCAGCTCCGTCCTGCGGGCAGACCGGCCACGCCGCTCGGGCTTTCGACAGGCCCGCCGGCATCGTGTAGAGGAAGCGCCTTCCCCTCGGAGGACCCTGTGCTCCACGTCTCGACTCGCGGCGAGGCCGCGCCGCTCTCGTTCTCGGACGCCTTGCTGGCGGGCCTTGCCCGCGACGGTGGGCTCTACGTGCCGCAGACCTGGCCGCAGATCGGCCGTCCGGAGATCGCCGCCCTCGCCGGCCGCCCCTACGCGGAGGCCGCCAAGCGCGTCCTGCACCCGCTGATCGACGGCGACATCGCCGGCCCGGATCTCGACCGGATGATCGACGCGTCCTACGCGACCTTCCGCCACCCGGCGGTCTGCCCGCTGACCCAGCTCGACGACAACCTGTTCCTGCTGGAGCTCTTCCACGGGCCGACGCTCGCCTTCAAGGACGTGGCGATGCAGCTGCTCGGGCGGATGATGGACCACGTGCTGACCCAGCGCGGCACCCGCGCCACCATCGTGGGCGCGACCTCGGGCGATACCGGCTCGGCCGCCGTTGAGGCCTTCGGCGGGCTCGACCGGGTCGACGTGTTCATCCTCTATCCCCACGGGCGGGTCTCGGAGGTGCAGCGGCGGCAGATGACCTCGGTGTCGGCGCAGAACGTTCACGCGCTCGCGGTCGACGGCACGTTCGACGATTGCCAGAACCTCGTCAAAGCCCTGTTCCAGCACGCGGATTTCGCCGACGCGGTGCGGCTGTCGGGGGTCAATTCGATCAACTGGGCCCGGGTCGCGGCCCAGGCCGTCTACTACTTCACCAGCGCGGTGGCTTTGGGCTCGCCCCACCGGCCGGTCTCCTTCGCGGTGCCGACCGGCAATTTCGGCGACGTGCTGGCCGGCTGGGTCGCCAAGCAGATGGGCCTGCCGATCGGGCGGCTGATGATCGGCACCAACGCCAACGACATTCTGGTGCGGACCCTGGAGCACGGCGCCTACGCGCTGCGCGGCGTGGTGCCCACCACCTCGCCCTCCATGGACATCCAGATCTCGTCGAATTTCGAGCGTCTGCTGTTCGAGGCGCTTGGGCGCGACGCCTCCTCCCTGTCGCGGCTGATGGCCGGGCTGAAGCAGTCCGGCGGATTCTCGCTGAGCCCGGAGGTGCTGGCCACGGTCCGGTCCGAGTTCGACGCCGTCGCGGTGCCGGAGCCCGACGTGATGGAAGAGATCGCCCTGACCCAGGCGGCCACCGGCGTGGTGCTCGATCCCCACAGCGCCATCGGCGTGCGGGCCGGGCGGCGGCTCCTGGAGCAGGATCCCGCGACCCCGGTCGTGGCGCTGGGCACTGCCCATCCGGCAAAGTTCCCGGATGCGGTCGCCAAGGCCACCGGCGGCCTGCGCCCGCCCCTGCCCCCGCACCTCGCCGACCTGATGGACCGGCCCGAGCGCATGACCCGGGTGGAGAACGACCAGGCCGCCCTGGAAAAACTCATCCGCGAGCGCGCCCGCATCACGAGGGGTGCGTGAGCTTGGTGCGCCGGTCCCACTCCCCCCTCTGCGGGGGGAGGGGGGGCGCGTGCCGGCCCGGGACCGCCCATTACGCCGCAGCGACGAGCCGTCGATGAACCAGCATTTCTCCACCCACGCCGCCTCGCCTTCCTTGCGCACGACCCGGCTCGACAACGGCGTGACGGTGGTCACCGAGCCGATGCCGGGCGTGGCCACCGCCAGCCTCGGCGTCTGGGTCGGGGCCGGCTCGCGCAACGAGCGCGCCGACGAGGCGGGCCTGTCCCACCTCATCGAGCACATGGCGTTCAAGGGGACGCGGACGCGCTCGGCGCAGAAGATCGCCGAAGAGATCGAGAATGTCGGCGGCGAGATCAACGCCGCCACCTCCACGGAGGGCACGAGCTACACCGCCCGGGTGCTCGGCGAGGATGTCGGCCTCGCCCTCGACGTGATCGGCGACATCCTCACCGATTCGGTGTTCGACGCGGGCGAGCTCGCCCGGGAGAAGGGCGTGATCCTGCAGGAATACGCCGCCGTCGAGGACACCCCGGACGACGTGGTCTACGACGCCTTCACGGAGGCCGCCTTCCCGGACCAGCCGGTCGGCCGGCCGATCCTCGGGCGGCCCGAGACGATCCGGAGCTTCGACGAGGCCGGGATCCGCGCCTATCTCGACCGGGAATACACGCCGGACCGCATCGTCGTGGCCGGCGCCGGCGCCGTGGCCCACGAGGCGATCGTGGCGGCGGCCGAACGCTATTTCGGCGCCCTCCCCGCAAAGGCCGCGCCGATGGCGGTGCCGGGTGTCTATGGCGGCGGCGAACGGCGGATGCCGCGCAAGCTCGAGCAGGCCAACCTGGTGATCGGCCTGCCGGGCCTGTCGTTCCGGGACGAGGGCTATTACGCGCTGCACATGTTCGCGCAGGTGCTCGGCGGCGGCCTGACCTCGCGGCTCTGGCAGGAGGTGCGCGAGACCCGCGGCCTCGCCTACGAGATCCAGGCCTTCCACTGGCCGTTCTCGGATTGCGGCCTGTTCGGCATCGGCGCCGGCACCGCCGGGGCGGACCTGCCCGAACTGATCGACGTGACGCTCGCCGCCACCGCCCGGGCGGCCCGGGACCTCGACGCCGTCGAGATCGCCCGCGCCAAGGCGCAGCTGAAGGTGTCGCTGCTCTCGGCGCTGGAGACGCCCGGCGGGCGCATCGAGCGCAACGCCCGCCAGATCCTGGCCTGGGGCCGGGTGATTCCCGCCGGGGAGGTGATCGACAAGGTCGACGCCGTCACGGTCGAGGACGTCCGCGCCGCGGCGGCCGCGATGCTGCGGGGGACGCCGACGCTGGCGGCGATCGGCCCGATCCGCAAGCTGCCCAGCCTCGACAGGATCGCGGGCGCGCTCCGGGCGGCGTGAGGGCAACTTCGGTCGGTCGGCGCGCCACCGTCTGTGCGGGCGGAGCGAGGCACCCCAGGCTGGCGCGCGCCCTCAGGCTGGCGCGTCGCCCTGGATCGCTTCAGCTCCGCGCGCGATGACGGAGAGCTCCGGAACGGCCCCCCCCTGCCCCACGCAACTTGATTTGGCCGCAAAGGGGCGCGATCCGCGGGCGGTGGACCGGCCCCGGAGCGTGCTTGCCCCGGGTCAGGCCCGCGCCTATCGATCGAGGCCGCACGGGCGGCCGACGCCGCTTCTCGCACGGCCGGAAGTCACGATACCCTTGCGCATCCTCGCCCTCCTCCTGACCCTGGTCGGCGGCCTCGTCGGTACCCTCGCGCTGGGCGGGCCGGCCCGGGCGGTCGAGGCGGTGCGCGTCACCCTCGACGCGCCGGTGATCGATCTGACCACCGCGATCGAGCGGTACCGCTCGGACGGCGACCTGATCCAGATCTCGACCGCGCCCGGCAAGGACGGCATCGTCCGCCGCATCGTCGTCAAGGCGCGCGACGCCGGCGCAAGGCCCGACTGGATCGTGTTCGCGCTCACCAACGACACCGACGAGCAGATCGACCGCATCCTGGTCGCGCCGCATTTCCGGCTGGTCGATTCCGGGGTGATCTGGCCCGATCTCGGCGGCTCGCGGATCGCCGCCATCACGGCGAGCCAGGGCATCCGCCCGGAACGCGACGAGAACCCGGAAGCCGACCAGTTCACCATCACGCTCGATCCCGGCACGACCGTCACCTACGTCGCCGAGCTGCGCGGCTCCAACGTCCCCCAGCTGCATCTCTGGGACCAGGACGCCTACCGGCGGAAGGCCGCCGGCCTGACCCTCTACAAGGGCATCATCATCGGCATCAGCGGGTTGCTGGCGCTGTTCCTGACCATCGTGTTCGTGGTCAAGGGCGCGATCATCTTCCCCGCCGCGGCCGCGCTGGCTTGGTCGGTGCTCGCCTATGCCTGCATCGATTTCGGCTTCCTGCAGCGGGTCTTCCCGGTCACCGAACTGGCCGAGCGGGTCTACCGCGCCTCCGCGGAGGCGGTGCTCGGGGCGACGCTGCTGGTCTTCCTGTTCGCCTATCTCAACCTGGCCCGCTGGCACGTGCGCTACAGCCACGTGGCGTTCTTCTGGCTCGCCTTCCTGGCCGGCCTCGTCGGGCTCGCGGTGTTCGACCCGCCGGTGGCGGCGGGCGTGGCGCGGATCTCGATCGCGGCGGTCGCCGGCATCGGACTGCTGCTGATCCTCTACCTCGCCGCCCATAACGGCTACGACCGCGCGATCCTGCTGGTGCCGACCTGGCTGCTGCTGGTGGTCTGGGTGACGGCGGCGGGCTTCGCGGTCACCGGTCAGATCGGCAGCGACCTCGTGCAGCCGGCGCTGATCGGCGGCCTCGTGCTGATCGTGATGCTGATCGGCTTCACGGTGCTTCAGCACGCCTTCGCGGGGGGCGGCCTCAGCCACGCCCTGGTCTCCGATACCGAGCGCCGGGCGCTGGCGCTCACGGGAGCCGGCGACGTGGTGTTCGACTGGGACGTGCCGGCCGACCGGGTCTTCGTCGGTCCCGAGATCGAGGGCCAGCTCGGCCTCGCCCGCGGCACCCTGGAGGGGCCGGCCACCAACTGGCTCGGGGCGCTGCACCCGTTCGACGTGGAGCGCTACTCGGCGGCCCTCGACACGGTGATCGAGGAGCGGCGCGGCCGCATCGTCCACGATTTCCGCCTGCGCTCGGCCGCCGGCACGTTCTTCTGGTACCGGCTGAAGGCGCGGCCGGTGATCGGCGCAGACGGCGAGGTGATCCGCGTCGTCGGCACCATCGCGGACGTGACCGAGATCAAGACCGCCGAGGAGCGCCTGCTCCACGACGCCGTGCACGACAGCCTGACCGGCCTGCCGAACCGCGAATTGTTCGGCGACCGCCTCGACGCGGCTCTGGCCTTCGCCAGCCAGGACCCGCGCCTCAAGCCCACCGTGATCGTGCTCGACGTCGACCGGTTCAAGGGCATCAACGACGCGATCGGCCTGTCGGCGGGCGATTCGATCCTGCTGACCCTGTCGCGCCGGCTCGGCCGCCTGCTGCGTCCGCAGGATACCCTGGCCCGGGTGGCGGGCGACGAGTTCGCGGTGATCCTGCTCTCCGAGCGCGAGCCCGACCGGATCCTGGCCTTCGCCGAGATGATCCGCCGGGCGATCGCGACCCCGATCACCTACGCGGACCGGGAGATCTTCCTCACCGTCTCCATCGGCCTCGCCCTCTACGAGGCGGGGGCCAACCTCAAGCGCGAAGAGGTGTTCAAGAGCGCCGAGATCGCCATGATCCAGGCCAAGCGCAACGGCGGCGACCGGATCGAGGTGTTCCGGGCCCATATGCGCACCGACCGCTCGGACCGGATGATGCTGGAGAGCGACCTGCGCAAGGCGATCGAGCGCAATGAGATGCGCGTGCTGTTTCTGCCGGTGGTGCGGCTCGAGGACCGCACCGTGGCGGGCTTCGAGACGGTTCTGCGCTGGGACCACCCGAAGCTCGGGCGCATCCCCGCCTCGACCTTCCTGCCGCTCGCCGAGGAGAGCGGCTTCATCGTCAATCTCGGCATCTTCGCCCTGGAGCGCACCGCCCTCGAACTGGCGGCGTGGCAGCGTTCCCTGGAGGTCGAGCCGCCGATCTTCGCGGCCTGCAACCTGTCCTCGCGCCAGCTCCTGCGCCACGACCTCCTGCACGACGTGAAGACCGTGCTGGCCCGTTCCGGGGCGCTGCCCGGCTCGCTCAAGCTGGAATTCAGCGAGAGCCTCGTGATGGAGAACCCGGAATACGCCGCCCAGATGCTGGCGCGGATCCACGACCTCGGCGCCGGCCTGTGCCTGTCGGATTTCGGCACCGGCTACTCGGCTCTGTCGTATCTCCAGCGCTTCCCGTTCGACACGATCAAGGTCGACGCGACCTTCGTGCGCCAGATCGGAACCGGCCAGACCGCGATCCTGCGCTCCATCGTCCGCATGGCGAGCGAGCTGACCCTCGCCATCGTGGCCGAGGGCTGCGAATCGGAAGCCGACGCCCAAGCGCTGGCCGGTCTCGGCTGCGAATACGCGCTGGGTCCCGCCTTCGGTGAGCCCATGACGCTGCTGCAGGCCCGCCAGATCGTCGGAGCGGCCCCGGAAGCCGCTTGATCTCGTTTCGGCGTGGCGAATCCGGTATACTGTCGACCAACGATCAACGTGGTGGCAGGGGATGCGATGACGCCCGAACAGATCAGGCTGGTGCAGGACAGCTTCGCGAAGGTGCGGCCCATCGCCGGGACGGCGGCCGACCTGTTCTACGGCCGCCTGTTCGAGATCGCCCCGCAGGTGCGCGGCCTCTTCCCCGTCGACATGACCGAGCAGAAGCAGAAGCTGATGGCCATGCTGGGACTGGCGGTGGCCAATCTCGCCCATCCGGAGACCGTGGTCCCGGCCCTCCAGGACCTCGGGCGCAAGCACGTGGCCTACGGCACGCAGGCCGCCCATTACGAGCCGGTGGGCGCGGCCCTGCTGTGGACCCTGGAGCAGGGCCTGGGCCCGGATTTCACCCCGGAGGTGCGGGAGGCCTGGACCGAGACCTACGCGCTCGTCGCCCGGGTGATGCAGCAGGCGGCCGCGGAAGCGGCGTGACTCGCCGATCGGTTTAAGGCTGCCTTAACCATGTCCGATCAAGCTCCTGTTGACGGATGGGCCTTTCAGCGCCCGCGCAGGGGATGGGTCGGATGGCCGAGGCGGCACGGCGTTTTCAGCAGGCAGGCAGCTCTGACCTCGTGCGCCGCCTGATGGCCCGGCCGGTGCGGCTGGAGCAGCAGGCCCGGACCCGGCTGCCCCTGCCCGGCCGCGCGGCGCGCGCCACCGACGAATCCGTCGACGCGTATGCCGACGACCTCTCGGCCGAGGCCGACGAGGCCGACGAGATCGCCCGGCTCGAGACCGAGCTGCAGGTGATGAAGGCCGTGCTCCGCGCCCAACGGCAGGAGGTCGAGGCACTGCGCGCGCAGCGCCAGCTCCTCACGGATTCCGCCCCGACCGACGATGTCCGCGCGACCCGGGAGCGCTGGGCGGCCCTCGTCGACACGCTCCTGATCCGCGCCCGCTGATCCGTCACCAGGGCATGCGGGGGAGAGCCATGGGGGCGCGCTGCTCGCTCGTCGTCAACGGCCGGTCGGTGCGCGTCTCGACCGGCGATACGCCGCTGGAGGCGGCGCTCGCCGAGGGCATGATCGCGCCGCTCCCGTCGCTGAACGGCATGCTGCTCGCCGGCCAGGGGGCCGTGGCGCCCTCCGGCCGCCGGCAGCCCGCCCGCCGCGCCCGCGCCGAAGCCCTGCGGCCCGCCCTGCCCGGCGCCCCGATCCAGGCCCAGGAAGAGGCGGCGGCAGCGCCCGTCAGCCTCCGCAAGGGCACGGTCACCGGGATCCGCCGGCTCAGCCCCGGCATCGTCGAAATCGTGGCGACCCTGACCAAGCGCCCGACCGGCGAGCCGGGCCACCAGGCCCTCGTGACCTTCGCGGGGATGCCCGCCATGACCCTGTCCCCGACGCTGCGGGTCGATGGCGCGGCCGAGATCAACGAGGCGGTGTTCCACATCCCCCGCGACCCCGAGGGCGATGCGGTCGACGCGATCCGGCTCGACCAGCCCGTACGGCTGAAGGGTCCCGTGGGCCGGGGTCAGTACCGCCCCGGGGGCGGACGCCTCGTGCTGGTGGCGGCCGGCGCCGGCTTCGGCCCGATTTGGGCGATCGCCCGGGCGGCCCGCTACGTCGAGCCCGCCCGCGAGCTGGCGCTGGCGGTCGGCGCCCGCGACGCCCTCGACCTCTACATGCGCGAGAGCCTGGACTGGCTGCGCCGCACCGGCGTCGCCCGGATCGTGCTCTGCGCCGATCGCGGGCGCCAGCGGCCGCCGGACGTGCGCTCCGGCCCGCTCACCGCCCACCTGCCGAGCCTGCGCGCCACCGACGTCGTCCACGTGGCCGGCGACGTCTCGACGGTGGGCGCCGTGCAGGTGCTCGCCGCCTCGGTGGGGGCGCGCTGCTACCCGATCGTGCTCGACTGACGGTCACGACGGCGCACGGCCCGCGGGCCGTTCCGCCTCGACGCGGGCGGGATCGGCTGATACCCGCGCCCGGACCTCCTCCCCGACCGTGAGCCGAGCGGATCCCGCGTCCCGATGTTCCGCGTCCTCTGCCTCGGCTACAGCGTCACCGAACTGCCGGGCTATGTCGAGCGGGCGAACGCCCTGGCCGAAGCCGAGGGGCGGCCGGTCGCGTTCCTGCGGTGCGGCTGGGGCGGCCACTCGCTGCCCACCCTCGCCTGCCTGATCGACGAGATCCTGGACGCGACGCCCTGCGACCACGTCCTCCTCGAACTGTTCACCGGCAACGTCCGCTACTTCGACGGCGCGACGATGCGGGCCTATCTCGACGACATCCTCGCGGCGACCGCCCGGCGCGCCCTGCCCGTCGCCTTCCTCAACCTCCACCAGGGCGGCGTCGATTACGGGGCCGAGCCCGTCGCCGGCCTGCTCGCGGAGTACCGCGCCCTCTACGGCATCCCGTCCCTCGACATCGCCGCCCCGGCGGCCGAGGCGGGCGCGGGGGACATCACCTATCTCCTGACGGACGGCACCCACGTCACGCCGGCCGGGGCCGAGCTCTACGGCACCCTGGTCTACAGCTTCCTGCGCGCCCCGCCGCCGGGCCGTGCCTATATCGACCGGTTCCGCGTGCTGCCCGGCCGGTTCGAATCCCTGCCCCTGCGCACGCTCCCCGGCCTGACCTGCGGGTTCGAATCGCGGCGCAACGGCATCCCGCTGCAATTCCTGGAGATTCCGGAGGGCGGACGCGCCGAGATCCCGCTCGGGCATTCCCGGGACGTGATCGGCCTGCTCGTGACCTACGGGCCGCAGATGGGCACGCTGACGGTCGAGGATCCGGCGACCGGACGGGCGCGCGCGATCCTCGCCTACGACGCCTTCTCCTACTACACGCGCTCGGTCTTCCGCAGCGTCCGGTTTCCGGCGGCCCGGTCCCTCCGGGTCGCGCAGTCGGCGGACCTGCCGGACATCCCCCTGCGCAAGGGCGAGCCCGACCGGGGGCCGCGGCTCGGGCGCGTGTCGCACGTGTTCTGCCGGCGCAGGCTCGGGCTCGCCGCGCGCGCCGCGCTCCTGCGCCACCGGCTCCAGCGCGCTCTGCGCCGCGCGGGGTTGCGGCTCAGGGG from Methylobacterium sp. PvR107 encodes:
- the thrC gene encoding threonine synthase; the protein is MLHVSTRGEAAPLSFSDALLAGLARDGGLYVPQTWPQIGRPEIAALAGRPYAEAAKRVLHPLIDGDIAGPDLDRMIDASYATFRHPAVCPLTQLDDNLFLLELFHGPTLAFKDVAMQLLGRMMDHVLTQRGTRATIVGATSGDTGSAAVEAFGGLDRVDVFILYPHGRVSEVQRRQMTSVSAQNVHALAVDGTFDDCQNLVKALFQHADFADAVRLSGVNSINWARVAAQAVYYFTSAVALGSPHRPVSFAVPTGNFGDVLAGWVAKQMGLPIGRLMIGTNANDILVRTLEHGAYALRGVVPTTSPSMDIQISSNFERLLFEALGRDASSLSRLMAGLKQSGGFSLSPEVLATVRSEFDAVAVPEPDVMEEIALTQAATGVVLDPHSAIGVRAGRRLLEQDPATPVVALGTAHPAKFPDAVAKATGGLRPPLPPHLADLMDRPERMTRVENDQAALEKLIRERARITRGA
- a CDS encoding M16 family metallopeptidase, which encodes MNQHFSTHAASPSLRTTRLDNGVTVVTEPMPGVATASLGVWVGAGSRNERADEAGLSHLIEHMAFKGTRTRSAQKIAEEIENVGGEINAATSTEGTSYTARVLGEDVGLALDVIGDILTDSVFDAGELAREKGVILQEYAAVEDTPDDVVYDAFTEAAFPDQPVGRPILGRPETIRSFDEAGIRAYLDREYTPDRIVVAGAGAVAHEAIVAAAERYFGALPAKAAPMAVPGVYGGGERRMPRKLEQANLVIGLPGLSFRDEGYYALHMFAQVLGGGLTSRLWQEVRETRGLAYEIQAFHWPFSDCGLFGIGAGTAGADLPELIDVTLAATARAARDLDAVEIARAKAQLKVSLLSALETPGGRIERNARQILAWGRVIPAGEVIDKVDAVTVEDVRAAAAAMLRGTPTLAAIGPIRKLPSLDRIAGALRAA
- a CDS encoding ferredoxin--NAD(+) reductase, with translation MGARCSLVVNGRSVRVSTGDTPLEAALAEGMIAPLPSLNGMLLAGQGAVAPSGRRQPARRARAEALRPALPGAPIQAQEEAAAAPVSLRKGTVTGIRRLSPGIVEIVATLTKRPTGEPGHQALVTFAGMPAMTLSPTLRVDGAAEINEAVFHIPRDPEGDAVDAIRLDQPVRLKGPVGRGQYRPGGGRLVLVAAGAGFGPIWAIARAARYVEPARELALAVGARDALDLYMRESLDWLRRTGVARIVLCADRGRQRPPDVRSGPLTAHLPSLRATDVVHVAGDVSTVGAVQVLAASVGARCYPIVLD
- a CDS encoding EAL domain-containing protein: MLALLLTLVGGLVGTLALGGPARAVEAVRVTLDAPVIDLTTAIERYRSDGDLIQISTAPGKDGIVRRIVVKARDAGARPDWIVFALTNDTDEQIDRILVAPHFRLVDSGVIWPDLGGSRIAAITASQGIRPERDENPEADQFTITLDPGTTVTYVAELRGSNVPQLHLWDQDAYRRKAAGLTLYKGIIIGISGLLALFLTIVFVVKGAIIFPAAAALAWSVLAYACIDFGFLQRVFPVTELAERVYRASAEAVLGATLLVFLFAYLNLARWHVRYSHVAFFWLAFLAGLVGLAVFDPPVAAGVARISIAAVAGIGLLLILYLAAHNGYDRAILLVPTWLLLVVWVTAAGFAVTGQIGSDLVQPALIGGLVLIVMLIGFTVLQHAFAGGGLSHALVSDTERRALALTGAGDVVFDWDVPADRVFVGPEIEGQLGLARGTLEGPATNWLGALHPFDVERYSAALDTVIEERRGRIVHDFRLRSAAGTFFWYRLKARPVIGADGEVIRVVGTIADVTEIKTAEERLLHDAVHDSLTGLPNRELFGDRLDAALAFASQDPRLKPTVIVLDVDRFKGINDAIGLSAGDSILLTLSRRLGRLLRPQDTLARVAGDEFAVILLSEREPDRILAFAEMIRRAIATPITYADREIFLTVSIGLALYEAGANLKREEVFKSAEIAMIQAKRNGGDRIEVFRAHMRTDRSDRMMLESDLRKAIERNEMRVLFLPVVRLEDRTVAGFETVLRWDHPKLGRIPASTFLPLAEESGFIVNLGIFALERTALELAAWQRSLEVEPPIFAACNLSSRQLLRHDLLHDVKTVLARSGALPGSLKLEFSESLVMENPEYAAQMLARIHDLGAGLCLSDFGTGYSALSYLQRFPFDTIKVDATFVRQIGTGQTAILRSIVRMASELTLAIVAEGCESEADAQALAGLGCEYALGPAFGEPMTLLQARQIVGAAPEAA
- a CDS encoding globin family protein; this encodes MTPEQIRLVQDSFAKVRPIAGTAADLFYGRLFEIAPQVRGLFPVDMTEQKQKLMAMLGLAVANLAHPETVVPALQDLGRKHVAYGTQAAHYEPVGAALLWTLEQGLGPDFTPEVREAWTETYALVARVMQQAAAEAA